A genome region from Akkermansiaceae bacterium includes the following:
- a CDS encoding DUF1501 domain-containing protein — MNPLEHPANAVSRRSFLGLTGLGLGAMAARSLLAADLKIPAAALPARNPHFAPKAKRVIYLFQSGGPSHIDLFDYKPELEKLHGKDLPDSVRQGQRLTGMTSGQKSFPLCKGLKPFAQHGESGQWISEYLPYTSGIADKIAVIRSMHTEAINHDPGITFINTGSQFPGMPSMGSWVSYGLGSMNENLPSYVVLTSQGTGKNPGQPIFSRLWGSGFLPSSHQGVQFRSGKDPVLFLNDPAGITRSDRRAMLDDLAAFNRIRHDELGDPEIQTRISQYEMAFRMQASAPELADLSDEPDSVFELYGEDARRPGTYAYNCLLARRMAERGVRFTQLFHRGWDQHLSLPTHLAAQCNDTDQASAALITDLDRRGLLEDTLVIWGGEFGRTVYSQGKLGTGRDHHGRCFSSWVAGGGTKAGTSYGLTDDYSYNIVENPVHIRDLNATILHCLGMDHDRFTFRFQGLNQKPTGVTPAKVVEGILA, encoded by the coding sequence ATGAACCCGCTCGAACACCCAGCCAACGCCGTCTCACGCCGCAGCTTCCTCGGCCTGACAGGGCTCGGCCTCGGCGCGATGGCCGCCCGCAGCCTGCTCGCGGCGGATCTGAAAATCCCCGCCGCCGCCCTGCCTGCGCGCAACCCGCATTTCGCCCCCAAGGCAAAGCGAGTCATCTACCTTTTCCAATCCGGCGGGCCGTCCCACATCGACCTCTTCGATTACAAGCCGGAGCTGGAAAAACTTCATGGCAAGGATCTCCCTGACTCCGTCCGCCAGGGCCAGCGGCTCACCGGCATGACCTCCGGGCAGAAAAGCTTCCCCCTTTGCAAGGGGCTGAAACCCTTCGCGCAGCATGGCGAGAGCGGCCAGTGGATCAGCGAATACCTGCCATACACTTCAGGCATCGCGGACAAGATCGCGGTGATACGCTCCATGCACACCGAGGCGATCAACCACGACCCCGGTATCACCTTCATCAACACCGGATCGCAGTTTCCCGGAATGCCGAGCATGGGCTCGTGGGTCTCCTACGGGCTCGGCAGCATGAACGAAAACCTTCCCTCCTACGTCGTCCTCACCTCCCAAGGCACGGGGAAAAACCCGGGGCAGCCGATTTTCTCACGTCTCTGGGGCAGCGGTTTCCTGCCATCCAGCCACCAGGGCGTGCAGTTCCGCAGCGGGAAAGACCCTGTGCTTTTCCTCAACGACCCCGCAGGCATCACCCGCAGCGACCGCCGCGCGATGCTCGACGATCTCGCCGCCTTCAACCGCATCCGCCACGACGAGCTGGGCGATCCGGAGATCCAGACCCGCATCAGCCAGTACGAAATGGCCTTCCGGATGCAGGCCTCCGCGCCGGAGCTTGCGGATCTTTCCGACGAGCCGGATTCCGTCTTCGAACTCTACGGCGAGGATGCCCGCCGCCCGGGCACCTACGCCTACAACTGCCTGCTCGCCCGCCGCATGGCCGAGCGCGGCGTGCGTTTCACCCAGCTTTTCCACCGCGGCTGGGATCAGCACCTCAGCCTTCCCACCCACCTGGCGGCGCAGTGCAATGACACCGACCAGGCATCCGCCGCACTCATCACCGATCTCGACCGGCGCGGGCTGCTCGAAGACACGCTCGTCATCTGGGGCGGGGAGTTCGGGCGCACCGTTTACAGCCAGGGCAAGCTCGGCACCGGCCGCGACCACCACGGGCGCTGCTTCAGCTCATGGGTCGCCGGCGGAGGCACCAAGGCGGGCACCAGCTACGGGCTGACCGATGACTACTCCTACAACATCGTCGAAAACCCCGTGCACATCCGCGATCTCAACGCCACCATCCTCCACTGCCTCGGCATGGACCACGACAGGTTCACCTTCCGCTTCCAGGGACTGAACCAGAAGCCCACCGGAGTCACCCCCGCGAAGGTGGTGGAGGGGATTTTGGCGTGA
- a CDS encoding DUF1553 domain-containing protein yields the protein MILPEQVSFNEHIQPILSEYCYHCHGPDAGTRMPEKEPLRFDVEEEMFKVRDFGAPVIVKGKPEESELVKLIRSTDKSEVMPPPESHKTMGAREIALLEKWIEQGAEYEGHWSYEPIARPIPPENKWSDKPVDGFIFEKLAEAGLEPNPTDDARRFHRRLSLDLTGLPPEPAQTDAFVAAYEKDAEAAVAAEADRMLASIQSAEHFARHWLDAARYADTHGIHIDNYRAIWPYRDWVVRAFHQNMKWDQFTTEQLAGDLIPDRTLDQHVATGFLRSLATTGEGGAIPEEYDAIYATDRVDTMSGIWLGLTASCASCHDHKFDPFSQKDFYQFAAFFRNNTMKALDGNNAEHAPAIFVPLQDDREKWMQIQESVKSLDGKLAARRKAANADFKGWIATAAQSQAQETDSSLAIHLPLTENEGNIKGRVNGQPQEWSAAPKRIAGPLGKAITVSGADIPLGDIGNFSRGDQVSYGGFIRIDGPAREVNGSVIAKMDSANGFRGWDLYLENGQPGAHIIDSWDKSANKMVSPTMLKPNVWYHVMVVFDGTLAGHQTMSIFVDGKRVGAGANPNTVGGTIETTVPLRLGSREGGESKLNGKVSLQDFRFYRKKLTGAEISDLANNKMIGVWAAIPENKRTKEQNAALAEHYFTFVDAPSLELLREKDKLVAADGEIRKRGSATLVFEEKSEEPFAHILTRGAYASKGEKVFPNTPAMLPPMPEGAPKNRLGLAKWLNDPKNPLPARVTMNRLWANFFGIGIVESAGDFGIMGARPTHPKLLDWLASEFVSSGWDYRHMAKIIATSKAYRQSGAISPEKLEKDYSNALVSRGPRLRLDAEQLRDLSLAAAGALSPKVGGAPVKPYQPEGIWEAVAMPQSNTKNYKQDTGEALYRRSIYTFWKRTAAPPTMEILDAPTREHFCLKRSRTNTPLQALALMNDPQFVEASRNLAAKAMSEQKDFDTRLDLMSLRLLNRKFDTAERAVVKETLDAALAHYTAKPEEARLAIATGESKAPETIPAPELAAWSLVASQLFNLDETVTR from the coding sequence ATGATTCTTCCCGAGCAGGTCTCCTTCAACGAGCACATTCAGCCCATCCTCTCCGAATACTGCTATCACTGCCACGGCCCGGATGCCGGAACCCGGATGCCGGAGAAGGAGCCGTTGCGCTTCGATGTCGAGGAAGAGATGTTCAAGGTGCGGGATTTCGGCGCGCCGGTCATCGTGAAGGGCAAGCCGGAGGAATCCGAGTTGGTGAAGCTCATCCGCTCCACGGACAAGTCCGAGGTGATGCCGCCGCCGGAAAGCCACAAGACGATGGGCGCGCGGGAGATCGCGCTTCTGGAGAAATGGATCGAGCAGGGCGCGGAATACGAGGGTCACTGGTCCTATGAGCCGATCGCCAGGCCGATTCCGCCCGAGAACAAATGGTCCGACAAGCCGGTGGACGGCTTCATTTTCGAAAAACTCGCCGAGGCGGGGCTGGAGCCGAATCCCACCGACGATGCGCGCCGTTTCCACCGCAGGCTGTCGCTGGATCTCACCGGCCTGCCGCCGGAACCCGCCCAGACGGATGCGTTCGTGGCCGCTTATGAAAAGGATGCCGAGGCCGCCGTTGCCGCCGAGGCCGACCGCATGCTCGCCTCCATCCAAAGCGCGGAGCACTTCGCGCGGCATTGGCTCGACGCGGCGCGCTATGCCGACACGCACGGCATCCACATCGACAACTACCGCGCCATCTGGCCGTACCGCGATTGGGTGGTGCGGGCTTTCCACCAGAACATGAAATGGGACCAGTTCACCACCGAGCAGCTCGCCGGCGATCTCATTCCCGACCGCACGCTCGACCAGCACGTGGCCACCGGTTTCCTCCGCTCCCTCGCCACCACCGGCGAGGGCGGCGCGATCCCCGAGGAATACGACGCGATCTACGCCACCGACCGCGTGGACACCATGAGCGGCATCTGGCTCGGCCTCACGGCGAGCTGCGCCTCCTGCCACGACCACAAGTTCGACCCGTTTTCCCAGAAGGATTTCTACCAGTTCGCCGCGTTTTTCCGGAACAACACGATGAAGGCGCTGGACGGTAACAACGCGGAGCACGCGCCGGCCATTTTCGTCCCGCTACAAGATGACAGGGAAAAGTGGATGCAGATACAGGAGTCCGTGAAAAGCCTGGACGGAAAGCTCGCGGCGCGGCGCAAGGCGGCGAACGCGGATTTCAAGGGCTGGATCGCCACGGCGGCGCAGTCGCAGGCGCAGGAGACGGACTCTTCGCTGGCGATCCACCTCCCCCTCACGGAAAACGAAGGCAACATCAAGGGCAGGGTGAACGGCCAGCCGCAGGAGTGGTCGGCGGCGCCCAAGCGCATCGCCGGCCCGCTGGGCAAGGCGATCACGGTTTCCGGCGCGGACATCCCGCTGGGTGACATCGGAAATTTCTCGCGCGGAGATCAGGTCAGCTACGGCGGCTTCATCCGGATCGATGGCCCGGCAAGAGAGGTCAATGGCTCGGTCATCGCGAAAATGGATTCCGCCAACGGCTTCCGGGGCTGGGATCTCTACCTTGAGAACGGCCAGCCGGGCGCGCACATCATCGACAGTTGGGACAAGTCGGCGAACAAAATGGTCTCACCCACCATGCTGAAACCCAATGTATGGTATCATGTCATGGTCGTTTTCGACGGCACGCTCGCCGGCCACCAGACGATGTCGATTTTCGTGGATGGGAAAAGGGTCGGAGCCGGTGCGAATCCGAACACGGTCGGCGGAACCATCGAAACCACCGTGCCCCTGCGCCTTGGCTCTCGCGAGGGCGGGGAGTCGAAACTCAATGGCAAAGTCTCGCTCCAGGACTTCCGCTTCTACCGGAAAAAACTCACCGGGGCGGAGATTTCCGACCTTGCCAACAACAAGATGATCGGCGTCTGGGCGGCGATCCCGGAGAACAAGCGCACGAAGGAGCAGAACGCCGCGCTCGCGGAGCACTACTTCACCTTCGTGGATGCCCCTTCCCTTGAGCTGCTGCGCGAAAAGGACAAGCTCGTTGCCGCCGACGGCGAGATCCGGAAGCGCGGCTCTGCCACACTGGTATTCGAGGAGAAGAGCGAGGAACCCTTCGCCCACATCCTCACGCGGGGAGCCTACGCCTCAAAGGGCGAAAAGGTTTTCCCCAATACCCCCGCCATGCTGCCGCCCATGCCCGAAGGTGCGCCGAAGAACCGCCTCGGCCTCGCGAAGTGGCTCAACGACCCGAAAAACCCCCTCCCCGCACGCGTCACGATGAACCGCCTCTGGGCGAATTTCTTCGGGATCGGCATCGTGGAATCGGCGGGCGACTTCGGCATCATGGGCGCCCGCCCGACGCATCCCAAGCTCCTCGATTGGCTCGCCTCGGAGTTCGTTTCCAGCGGCTGGGACTACCGCCACATGGCGAAAATCATCGCCACCTCCAAGGCCTACCGCCAGTCCGGCGCGATCAGCCCGGAGAAACTGGAGAAGGATTACTCCAACGCCCTCGTCTCGCGAGGCCCGCGCCTTCGCCTCGACGCCGAGCAGCTCCGCGACCTCTCGCTTGCGGCCGCCGGAGCGCTCTCGCCGAAGGTCGGCGGCGCGCCCGTGAAGCCCTACCAGCCGGAAGGCATCTGGGAGGCCGTGGCCATGCCGCAGTCGAACACCAAGAACTACAAGCAGGACACCGGTGAGGCTCTTTACCGCCGCTCGATCTACACCTTCTGGAAGCGCACCGCCGCGCCGCCCACCATGGAGATCCTCGACGCGCCGACACGCGAGCACTTCTGCCTCAAGCGCAGCCGCACGAACACCCCGCTCCAGGCGCTCGCCCTGATGAACGACCCGCAGTTCGTGGAAGCCTCCCGGAACCTCGCCGCCAAGGCCATGTCGGAACAGAAGGATTTCGATACCCGCCTCGACCTCATGTCCCTGCGCCTCCTGAACCGGAAATTCGATACCGCCGAACGGGCCGTGGTGAAGGAAACGCTCGACGCCGCGCTCGCGCATTACACCGCCAAGCCCGAAGAGGCGCGGCTCGCCATCGCCACCGGGGAGTCCAAGGCTCCCGAAACCATCCCCGCCCCCGAACTCGCCGCCTGGTCGCTTGTCGCCAGCCAGCTCTTCAACCTCGACGAAACCGTAACCCGCTAA
- a CDS encoding sulfatase-like hydrolase/transferase codes for MLHAARPNFVVIMADDLGYADIGCFGNKTTKTPNLDALAAGGLRFTDFHSNGAVCSPTRAALMTGRYQQRSGIAGVVTAARHREVGLPLEETTFAERLGGAGYATAIFGKWHLGYAKEFNPVRQGFGEFRGYVSGNVDFFSHIDQEGYEDWWKGDALHPEEGYTTHLITKHAVRFIGENKDKPFCLYLPYEPPHYPYQGPGDKAIRAKGDKKGKGERKDIATAYREMVEEMDKGLGEILAALRENGLQQNTLVFFCSDNGANSNGSNGALKGHKGQIWEGGHRVPAIAYWPGRIEAGTRTDATALTMDLYPTMLDAAGMEKDPSLDGISLLPLLAENRPLPGRTVFWDIGKGSAARRGPWKFILSGENEQLFDLSKDIGEENPVENPAIQQELKQALDAWKASWADIPQKS; via the coding sequence ATGCTTCACGCCGCCCGACCGAACTTTGTCGTCATCATGGCGGACGACCTCGGCTACGCGGACATCGGGTGCTTCGGAAACAAGACGACCAAGACCCCGAACCTGGATGCACTCGCCGCAGGCGGCCTGCGCTTCACCGATTTCCACTCGAACGGAGCGGTCTGTTCCCCCACCCGCGCCGCGCTGATGACAGGCCGCTACCAGCAGCGCAGCGGCATCGCCGGTGTGGTCACGGCGGCGAGGCATCGGGAGGTCGGGCTTCCGCTGGAGGAAACCACCTTCGCCGAAAGGTTGGGCGGCGCCGGTTATGCGACCGCGATTTTCGGCAAATGGCACCTCGGCTACGCGAAGGAATTCAATCCGGTGAGGCAGGGCTTCGGCGAATTCCGCGGATACGTCAGCGGCAATGTCGATTTCTTCTCCCACATCGACCAGGAGGGCTACGAGGACTGGTGGAAGGGCGATGCACTGCATCCGGAGGAAGGGTACACAACCCACCTCATCACGAAACACGCCGTGCGTTTCATCGGCGAAAACAAGGACAAGCCATTTTGCCTCTACCTCCCCTACGAGCCGCCGCACTACCCCTACCAGGGGCCGGGCGACAAGGCCATCCGCGCAAAGGGTGACAAAAAAGGCAAAGGCGAGCGCAAGGACATCGCCACGGCCTACCGCGAGATGGTAGAGGAAATGGACAAAGGCCTCGGCGAGATCCTTGCCGCGCTGCGCGAAAACGGATTGCAGCAAAACACCCTCGTGTTCTTCTGTTCCGACAACGGCGCGAATTCCAATGGCTCCAACGGCGCGCTCAAGGGCCACAAGGGGCAGATCTGGGAAGGTGGTCACCGCGTCCCGGCCATCGCCTATTGGCCCGGGAGGATTGAAGCCGGCACCCGCACGGATGCCACCGCGCTGACCATGGATCTTTACCCAACCATGCTCGATGCAGCAGGCATGGAAAAGGATCCAAGTCTCGACGGCATCAGCCTGCTCCCGCTCCTAGCGGAGAACAGACCGCTTCCCGGACGAACCGTGTTCTGGGATATCGGCAAAGGCTCAGCCGCAAGACGCGGCCCATGGAAATTCATCCTGAGCGGAGAAAACGAACAGCTCTTCGATCTTTCCAAGGACATCGGGGAGGAGAATCCGGTGGAGAACCCCGCGATCCAACAGGAACTCAAGCAAGCCCTCGATGCCTGGAAGGCCTCCTGGGCGGACATCCCCCAAAAGAGCTGA
- a CDS encoding DUF1501 domain-containing protein, with product MNPVDIYNQAYTRRQFFRKSGTGLGVAAMASLLGEKSFAASQPAGGVAFPQFAPKAKRAIYISLIGAPSQFETFDYKPELVKRFKEDLKGYLAKEGERLTGMTSGQAAFPIAPARVKFTQHGQSGTWISDYLPWHGKMADDLCVIKSMHTDAINHEPANQLICTGSMVNGKASIGSWLSYGLGSMNNDLPAFVVLHAKHTSPYSNVQAISNRLWGSAFLPGKHAGVSLRSLGDPVLFLKDNPGVSKEMRRKMLDGLGKLNMKSYDAIGDPEIQNRVQQYEMAYRMQSSVPELADLSGEAEHTYALYGEESKTRGSFANSALMARRLLERGVRFVQIFHRGWDQHGNLPRDIASQCKDVDQGCYGLIQDLKMRGMLEDTLVIWGGEFGRTIYSQGQLTEDNYGRDHHPRCFSIWMAGGGIKGGQVYGETDELSYNITQNPVHIRDLHATILHALGIQHEMLSYKFQGLDNRLTGVMPAKVIKDLFA from the coding sequence ATGAATCCAGTGGACATTTACAACCAGGCCTACACCCGCCGCCAGTTCTTCCGGAAATCCGGCACCGGCCTCGGTGTCGCTGCGATGGCCTCGCTGCTCGGCGAGAAAAGTTTCGCAGCTTCCCAGCCTGCGGGCGGCGTGGCTTTCCCTCAGTTCGCCCCGAAGGCGAAGCGCGCGATCTACATCTCGCTGATCGGCGCGCCCTCTCAGTTCGAGACCTTCGACTACAAGCCCGAACTGGTGAAACGGTTCAAGGAAGACCTCAAGGGCTATCTCGCGAAAGAGGGTGAGCGCCTCACCGGCATGACCTCGGGCCAGGCGGCCTTTCCCATCGCGCCCGCCCGCGTCAAGTTCACCCAGCACGGCCAGTCCGGCACGTGGATCAGCGATTACCTGCCATGGCACGGGAAAATGGCGGACGATCTCTGTGTCATCAAGTCGATGCACACCGACGCGATCAACCACGAACCCGCCAACCAGCTCATCTGCACCGGCTCGATGGTGAACGGCAAGGCTTCCATCGGTTCGTGGCTTTCCTACGGCCTCGGCTCGATGAACAACGACCTGCCCGCCTTCGTCGTCCTCCATGCGAAGCACACCTCGCCCTACTCGAACGTGCAGGCGATCTCGAACCGGCTCTGGGGCTCCGCGTTCCTGCCCGGCAAGCACGCGGGCGTCTCGCTCCGCTCGCTGGGCGATCCCGTCCTTTTCCTCAAGGACAACCCCGGCGTCTCCAAGGAAATGCGCCGCAAGATGCTCGACGGCCTCGGCAAGCTCAACATGAAGTCCTACGACGCCATCGGCGATCCCGAGATCCAGAACCGCGTCCAGCAATACGAGATGGCCTACCGCATGCAGTCCTCGGTGCCTGAGCTGGCCGACCTTTCCGGCGAAGCCGAGCACACCTACGCGCTCTACGGCGAGGAAAGCAAGACCCGCGGCAGCTTCGCGAACTCCGCCCTCATGGCCCGCAGGCTCCTCGAAAGGGGCGTCCGCTTCGTGCAGATTTTCCACCGCGGCTGGGACCAGCACGGCAACCTGCCGCGCGACATCGCCTCCCAGTGCAAGGACGTGGACCAAGGCTGCTACGGCCTCATCCAGGATCTGAAAATGCGCGGCATGTTGGAAGACACCCTGGTGATCTGGGGCGGCGAGTTCGGGCGCACGATCTACTCGCAGGGCCAGCTCACTGAGGACAACTACGGCCGCGACCACCATCCGCGCTGCTTCAGCATCTGGATGGCCGGCGGCGGCATCAAGGGTGGTCAGGTCTATGGGGAAACCGACGAGCTGAGCTACAACATCACCCAGAACCCCGTCCACATCCGCGATCTCCACGCCACCATCCTCCACGCCCTCGGCATCCAGCACGAAATGCTAAGCTACAAGTTCCAGGGCCTCGACAACCGCCTCACGGGTGTTATGCCGGCCAAGGTCATCAAGGATCTTTTCGCATAG
- a CDS encoding universal stress protein — protein sequence MKKILASVDFSNASPGVVATAAEMAKAFGAELHLLHVIEPEPTYTAYGFTPEEFPAIHTFHEETRARAKKTLEDAASVFPGAVTHLGDGSPLHVLEEKVREIAADLVILGSHGHGVVASLLLGSVAEGMIRKSIVPTLVIPAGKDE from the coding sequence ATGAAAAAAATCCTCGCATCCGTCGATTTCTCAAACGCAAGCCCCGGCGTGGTCGCCACGGCCGCGGAAATGGCGAAAGCCTTTGGTGCGGAACTGCACCTCCTGCATGTGATCGAGCCCGAGCCGACCTACACCGCCTACGGCTTCACCCCGGAGGAATTCCCCGCCATCCACACCTTCCACGAGGAAACCCGCGCCCGCGCCAAGAAAACCCTCGAAGATGCCGCATCCGTTTTCCCAGGAGCCGTCACCCACCTCGGTGATGGCAGCCCGCTGCATGTGCTTGAGGAAAAGGTCAGGGAGATCGCCGCGGATCTCGTCATCCTCGGTTCCCACGGCCACGGCGTGGTGGCCTCGCTACTGCTAGGCAGCGTGGCCGAGGGCATGATCAGGAAATCCATCGTGCCAACGCTGGTGATCCCGGCGGGGAAGGATGAGTGA
- a CDS encoding sialate O-acetylesterase, whose translation MTKPVQVFLIMGQSNTLEMGKVTPDLGEKYPFLVDDTGKWTVRQDVRNVSVMVGKGVYRNEWLSVEGKGKIGIEIGVGQQLGNAIDAPVMVLKSSIGNRSLGWDLLPPGVPRYTHDGKEQPGYKETVKSKQDSTIVPFVEGGDMLQWYAGKQYDDDVANAKKILEDIGTYYPGATEYEVAGIVWWQGDKDMRNPAHAANYEKHLGLLLKALRKDFNAPKAAFVSASLGQTDESDTESGHGILLHAMKNFASGKYKDELGENIGFVYSKPLLDAPSSSSAHYGGNAKTYMNVGLALGEAMVKLLK comes from the coding sequence ATGACCAAGCCGGTTCAGGTTTTCCTGATCATGGGACAGTCCAACACCCTGGAAATGGGCAAGGTAACCCCTGATCTCGGCGAGAAATATCCCTTCCTTGTCGATGACACCGGCAAGTGGACCGTCCGCCAGGACGTGCGGAATGTGTCCGTGATGGTCGGGAAAGGCGTTTACCGCAACGAATGGCTGAGCGTCGAAGGCAAGGGCAAGATCGGCATCGAGATCGGTGTTGGCCAGCAGCTCGGCAACGCCATTGACGCGCCGGTGATGGTGCTCAAGAGCTCGATCGGCAACCGCAGCCTCGGCTGGGATCTGCTGCCACCGGGTGTGCCTCGTTACACTCATGATGGCAAGGAGCAACCTGGCTACAAGGAGACCGTCAAAAGCAAACAGGACAGCACCATTGTTCCCTTCGTCGAGGGTGGTGACATGCTGCAGTGGTATGCCGGCAAGCAATACGACGATGACGTCGCCAACGCCAAAAAGATCCTCGAGGACATCGGCACCTACTACCCCGGCGCCACCGAATACGAGGTCGCCGGCATCGTCTGGTGGCAGGGCGACAAGGACATGCGCAACCCGGCCCACGCCGCCAACTACGAGAAGCACCTCGGATTGCTGCTAAAGGCCTTGCGCAAGGACTTCAATGCCCCGAAAGCCGCCTTCGTGAGCGCGTCGCTCGGCCAAACCGACGAGAGCGACACCGAGTCCGGCCACGGCATCCTCCTGCATGCCATGAAAAACTTCGCGAGCGGCAAGTACAAGGACGAGCTCGGCGAGAACATCGGCTTCGTCTACAGCAAGCCGCTTCTCGATGCGCCCAGCAGCTCAAGCGCCCATTACGGAGGCAATGCCAAAACCTACATGAACGTCGGCCTGGCCTTGGGAGAGGCCATGGTGAAATTGTTGAAATAA